The Portunus trituberculatus isolate SZX2019 chromosome 50, ASM1759143v1, whole genome shotgun sequence genome includes the window GTTtaactgaagaaaaaagttatGCCGTTGACTAAAAACTTTAAAGTGAGACAGAAGTTTAGGAATCGATGAAGTGCATAGGAGCTCAGGTTCAGAGACAAGCATGACAGAGCAAGGAAGTGCTAAAGGCAAAAATTTCAAAGTCAGAGTTATTACCTGAGGGTTGTAAGCGATGTGACCGTAATAAACATCAACCGCCAGGCCTTACTTACCTTACCGCTGTGCCATATCCTCCAGGACGTGAGCAACCATGGACTTCCACTCTCTTCTATCCCACGTGGCTCTGATGAACTGTCCACTCGTCAAGTTTCCTCGTGCCAGTTTGACCAATCCGTCTGTGTATTTCATTCTcggtcttccctttcctctggtTCCCTCCACCATTCCCGTGACTATCATATTTTCCAAACCCTCTCTCCTCATCACATGCCCAAAGAAATTTTACATAGGGCTACCTATGTAAAATTAACTAGATATAAAAGGAAACTCTTTAACAAATCCTGTAAGAGCGACGTTGAACAGAGACGCTTAATTAAACTTATCGACAGAGATCATATGAATTCATGGATAGTGATGATTAGTAGATATTGTGGTTCTCCTGCAATTTCCCTTATGTCCTATGCTCTTAAGAATGGTATGTTGGACAGCAGAGGAGCTACAAAGGAAGAAACACGAAACAGTAGTTGATTGTTGATGGTTTCCCTTACATTCTATACTTTTAGGAGTGATGCATTGGGTGACGGAGGCAGAAAGACAGGAACATAGAGCAGTAATTGGTTGCTGGTGGTTTCCCTTACATTCTATGTTCTGAGGGGTGATGTGCTTAGCAATGAAGGagccagagagacagaaacacggGCAGTAGTTGGTTGATGCTGAATGCGGAATGGCCGCGGGAGAGTGCAAGGGAATGAAGCGTTCTGAGGCAACATGGTGAGGTGTATGAGGGAATAAGACTTGCTGCGGACCGTGTAAGTGTCACGATGATGGATGCGTGACCAGGGCGGCACGGCAGGGTCACAACGGCAGCATGAGTGTGTGGAGGTGGCGGGTGGGCTGATGGGTGGATGTGGTAGTGGAGTGAGGTGGTGTGAGAAATACCTCGTGTCCACAATAGCTCTCAAGCTTCAGTATTTTTtcctgtgatatttttttccgcTTCTAGAACAGATCAGTGGAGGTTTATATAATATCAACGTACAAGTATAAGTGTCATACTCCACACAATTCTAGATCTAAGCATTGTACGCGAAAATTGTGTAAGAATAAACACAACACTAgcacacaagaaaagagaaaagaaagaaaaatatcacaagaaaagtttatatatttcaacttcaaaatacaaaaatctaCTACtggattctttgtgtgtgtgtgtgtgtgtgtgtgtgtgtgtgtgtgtgtgtgtgtgtgtgtgtgtgtgtgtgtgtgtgtgtttgcagattACACACTTTTATGAATCttaataattttcttatattcattgcaaattcctcttcctcctgctcctcctcctcctcctcctcctcctcctcctcctcctcctcctcctcctcctcgtcacttcCCTCATCAGAgcgactttcttcctttcccggCCATATGTCACACGTGTGAGCGGCAGCTGGGTGGGCGTGCATGCGGtcacccacacccaccgcccaccaccagcacacacccacacagatgcacctcttctctccccatcatctctccctttcccgaACCTTCACCCAATGCTACctcttttccgttttctgtttcattagttcccattttctcttacattctaattcctttcatttcacgttatcttttgtaacttttcgcttttcttcttttctttcttcttttcttccgcaCTTCTGTCCATTTTTCTCTGTACGTAGTtccctattatttttctctctctcacgtctttGTCtgactctttctccctccctccctccccctccctcacacGTCCACACCccctactcttctcttctcttctctctctctctctctctctctctctctctctctctctctctctctctctctctctctctctctctctctctccacaagccAAACACTAAGTAATTTCCATTCTTTCCGCAGACAGATGTTATATGAAGTGGTTATTACATTTTCTccttgtccgtgtgtgtgtgtgtgattatggtCGTACTGGTCACTTAGCCAGCCGTTCCCCTACTGAAAGAGCTTAGTTCGCACtgaccgatcatcgggtaggactaagactacaccacacacaacacaccaggaCAGCGAAGCCACAACACCTCaggttacatcccatacctacttgctgctaggtgaacaggggatacacATTAATTGatttaagaggctcgcccatttgtctcgctgcTCCCGGGACTCGATCCGGCACTTCttagttgtgagccgagtgtgctaaccactataaccactatgcggtgtgtgtgtgtgtgtgtgtgtgtgtgtgtgtgtgtgtgtgtgtgtgtgaggtgacactacaaatagtagtagcagtagtattagtagtatgctcctactatagtagtagtagtagtagtagtagcagtagttgtagtagtagtagtaatattagtagtagtagcagtagtagtagcggtagtagtagtagtagtagtagtagtagtagtagtagtagtagtagtagtagtagtagtagtagtagtagaagaagtagtagtagcagcagtagtagttgcagttgtagtagcagtagtagtagtactattagtacttgttagtagtagtagtagcaatagcagtaatagcagtggcggtggcggcaggggtggcaggggtggtggtggtaataggaaCACATTTTACATTCTTcgactgaaaagaaaaagtttatttctttttgttcttctacttcttttcttcgtcttcttcttcttcttcttcttctttttgtacttATATTCGTTTTTGTATTCTTCGTATTCTGCAGAAAGTCGCAGAGTTGGAGCAGCGAATGATAGAAGcaaggagaaacacacacacacacacacacacacacacacacacacacacacacacacacacacacacacaccgcgtagtgtagtggttagcacactcggctcacacccgagagggtccgggttcgagtctctgGAAGGGGCAAGgtaaataggcaagcctcttaatgtgtagcccctgttcacctagcagtatataggtacggaatgtaactcgaggggttgtggcctcgctttccagtgtgaggagtgtgtgttgtggtctcagtcctatccgaagatcggtctatgagctttgagctcgctccgtaatggggaagactggctgggtgaccaacaggcgaccgtggtgaattacacacacacacacacacacacacacacacacacacacacaaagggagagagagagcaagagcggCAGAAAAGTCACCATGAGTCACAGCggcggggaggaaggaaagccgCGGCGTGAGAGGCAACAGTCACTGCTgggaaagaaggtagaaagtgGCTGTAAAGGTTTTCCTGCCATACTGCAAACTAATAATTATCccgaactgaaaaaaaatacgatacCTCAACATTTACATGACATTGTAATAAATAGTGACGATGAGGAATGGTAAGTTATTTGGGTCCTGAAAATTATGGTTCTCGCTTTCAGTTTATTTCTCCATGACTTTGgcacaacaaatacaaaacaaaattagtCAGGAGCCCGCGGAATCCTGGAGTGGTGGCGGGCGGGTGCCGGGCGGAGAACCTTATAGAGGAATGCTGGGGAAAGGTGGGTGGGTGTTGCAGCGGCATTAGGAACGGTAGGAGGGAGGGGCGCCGTATGCAGGGGCTGGCTGGTACACAGGGGCGGGCTTGTACTTGGGCTCAGGCTTGTACTTGGGTTCTGGTTTGTACTCAGGGTACTTGGCCTCTCCCTCGTAGGTCACTTGGGCCTCCAGACCATCGCCATTGTCTACGTAGGTGACGATCTGCTTGCGGCCGTCGGGGAGGTTCACGGTGTAGCTGCCCTCGGTCTTGTAGCCATCGCGGCTCTCGGAGTGGCCGAAGTTAGCGCCAGAGTAGTCGTCTGATACTCCATAGTTGTATGTGTACTTGGGAGGAGCCTGTGTAAATGTTTGGTATGGGTAAGACAGCCGTAGACAGACgccaaacagacaaaaaaggCCAGTGACCTCCACAAccacagtgaagaaaaagaaagaagaagaaaaaaaactactatgCTGGATGAATTTTGAGGACACAGAGGCAGGACAAGAGAGGGACACAAATGACACTCCAGTGTTACATCACATGCTTTCATCAAGCACTCACCGTGGGGTACTCAGGGGCCTTGCCGTAGGAGGCTGGTGGGGAGTA containing:
- the LOC123500174 gene encoding adhesive plaque matrix protein-like encodes the protein MSLKVIVLACVAACALADRRPSYHAPDPYAPPPPPPPKYSPPASYGKAPEYPTAPPKYTYNYGVSDDYSGANFGHSESRDGYKTEGSYTVNLPDGRKQIVTYVDNGDGLEAQVTYEGEAKYPEYKPEPKYKPEPKYKPAPVYQPAPAYGAPPSYRS